In a single window of the Bradyrhizobium sp. ORS 285 genome:
- the avs4 gene encoding AVAST type 4 anti-phage nuclease Avs4, translated as MIVEANWGAFAAKFNGREQKAFEWFCSLLFAKEHKQPIGPLRYFNQAGIEEDPITVGSEVIGWQAKFVDKLSGQVETLKKAIDDAKLQNPSLTQIYFYISADFAPSRKSGAKEPKYKTEVEEHARSKGVSLTWRMRNFFEKPLVCEENANIARYFFTNEKSAIDLIQELTRHTEAIPNLIRPEIASHGAIIKIDRSSLVARLKETLQQSPVVIVCGEAGVGKTAVVKDFRSELAAAAPLFVFKATEFSAIANVNQLFKDYGNFTLSDLIQGFSASDEKYVVVDSAEELSSIEHPEVFQEILSTLRSAGWKVIFTTRLNYLEDLERTLIHVYGVSFKPLAIESLTAEELAQLAENYSFVLPENERLCKLLQNPFYLNEYLRDYPRGYTKINYSEFRDAMWNTRIAKTADTRSNLHRRREQCFLEIARKRANTGSFFVAVEGADEVLPQLEADEIIKYDEIAGGYFVAHDIYAEWALDKLIERAFRAAASFSKFYETIGSSLPIRRAFRVWLSEKLLADDSAARRLIEETIDAPTVERHWRDEVIVAAMLSPYAEVFIDYISAKLLSIPEKSIDDGESTSADRSVTVQRKYEDRLLTKILFLLRIACKDVDHELLKALGAQSHAVAHLFAKPKGAGWHSVVAFISRHRGELGLAYMNLVLPVLDEWNRYNKQGVTTRHAAQLALFYYEQLARDNGRFPYGIEDDTKERLIKTIFNGAAEIVGELRRIFTNMVSSGDVTRRTTYYELAKALLSDVGETSVVSKCLPTETLCLAELYWVYTPPKERRAWYSDRSDLEMESYFDLASNHSDYYPASAFQTPIFNLMQVAPKEAADFILRFTNRAVEHFAQTELGRAEVEEIEIHVDGKEPIRQLISSRIWNLYRGTQVAPVLLESIHMALERWLLAQAKMARSEVLEGWCLYLIEGSRSASITGLVTSIVLAEPNKLFNVAKVLFRTKELFLFETERWRLDMSARGLFAINSDRTGVYANERLRTCDDSHRKMNLEHLALKYQLFRSGDETEEVVGVRQEIIWRLFDDYYATLPDAAEETDGDKIWRLYLARMDRRKMNISTETKDDKVIINFNPEIDPELRQYSDEAVARTTVAMQYTPLKLWAHYRYERNEEEYKKYPQYDGDAKQAFKEMRGILEGVSAEGGDDGRFSLFYRDVPAHACAVLLRDKFEALDASERDFCKDVVLDYASASLDPEYRYQVSDGVSVAVRILPLILRQFPEEGSRVRALLLFVLLNEQPAGMSQRFSDFAVSAVVEMWGDLAIEANALLCGYLLLKPRLDAIRRSIRDERWQKGAVEFSRSDVLDEFTKQCQAELERAFGGQITHEEIPPVNTLSGTVLATGFSLLPIPTTDERHKEFARALCKALAKRLLARGEEDKFDYTLRLRFFDKLALVVLQSEKEDIRGYLQPLLEHFGGSREVASLLSSFVSAEDKVHQYEQFWSVWELFYPSIKELCERRTGRFYGAEVVHNYLLAWPYWRQDAKTWRSLQARERAFFKRVAEDMGDHPAVLYSLAKFLNEIGSEFVEDGISWISSIIERVPELVSRELEVNTIYYLENLVRAYLRQNRHKVRTTPHSQHQMLTTLNFLLERGSATAYLLREDIL; from the coding sequence ATGATCGTCGAGGCAAATTGGGGAGCTTTCGCAGCCAAATTTAACGGCAGAGAACAGAAAGCCTTTGAATGGTTCTGCTCGCTCCTGTTTGCCAAAGAGCACAAGCAGCCGATCGGTCCTTTGCGCTATTTCAATCAGGCCGGCATTGAAGAAGATCCAATCACCGTAGGCAGCGAGGTAATAGGCTGGCAGGCCAAGTTCGTCGACAAGTTGTCTGGACAAGTCGAAACGCTAAAAAAGGCCATCGACGACGCCAAGCTCCAGAACCCGAGCCTTACGCAAATCTATTTCTATATAAGCGCCGACTTTGCACCGAGCAGAAAATCTGGGGCGAAGGAGCCAAAGTACAAAACAGAAGTGGAGGAACATGCGCGTTCCAAGGGAGTAAGTCTCACTTGGAGAATGCGCAACTTCTTTGAAAAGCCGCTCGTATGTGAAGAAAACGCGAATATCGCACGATATTTCTTCACCAACGAAAAGAGCGCCATCGATCTAATACAGGAACTTACCCGACACACCGAGGCCATTCCCAATCTTATCCGCCCAGAAATTGCCTCGCATGGGGCCATAATCAAAATCGACAGAAGTTCGCTCGTAGCGCGTCTCAAGGAGACGCTGCAGCAATCGCCTGTCGTGATCGTTTGCGGGGAGGCTGGCGTTGGCAAGACGGCCGTTGTGAAAGATTTCCGCAGCGAACTCGCGGCCGCCGCGCCCCTATTTGTCTTCAAGGCAACCGAATTCAGCGCGATTGCGAACGTCAATCAACTCTTTAAGGACTACGGCAACTTCACTCTGTCGGACCTCATTCAGGGGTTTAGTGCTTCTGACGAAAAATACGTCGTTGTGGATTCGGCAGAGGAGCTTTCGAGCATAGAGCATCCTGAGGTCTTCCAAGAGATCTTGTCCACCTTGCGATCAGCGGGATGGAAGGTGATTTTCACAACCCGCCTTAACTATCTCGAAGACTTAGAGCGTACGCTGATCCACGTTTACGGCGTCTCTTTCAAGCCGCTTGCGATCGAGAGCTTGACGGCTGAGGAGTTGGCGCAGCTTGCCGAGAATTACTCGTTCGTACTTCCGGAAAATGAGCGACTTTGTAAGCTGCTCCAAAATCCATTCTATTTAAATGAATATCTCCGTGATTATCCCAGAGGCTATACGAAGATCAACTACTCAGAATTCCGCGATGCGATGTGGAACACTCGCATCGCGAAGACAGCCGATACCCGAAGCAACCTGCACCGCAGGCGAGAGCAATGCTTCCTGGAGATAGCGAGAAAGCGGGCGAACACAGGCAGTTTCTTCGTAGCGGTCGAGGGCGCCGACGAAGTGCTGCCGCAGCTGGAAGCAGACGAAATCATAAAGTATGACGAAATTGCGGGTGGCTATTTTGTTGCGCATGACATTTATGCTGAGTGGGCGCTCGACAAGTTAATTGAACGTGCCTTCCGTGCCGCAGCGTCATTCAGTAAGTTCTACGAGACCATCGGCAGTTCGCTGCCCATACGTAGAGCCTTTCGAGTCTGGCTTTCAGAGAAGCTTTTGGCAGATGATAGTGCAGCCAGAAGACTTATCGAAGAAACGATTGATGCACCTACAGTGGAGCGCCATTGGAGGGACGAGGTAATTGTGGCCGCAATGCTCTCTCCTTACGCTGAGGTATTTATCGATTATATTAGCGCAAAGCTTCTTAGTATACCGGAAAAGTCAATCGACGATGGAGAGTCAACTAGCGCCGATCGTTCCGTTACCGTTCAACGCAAATATGAAGATCGCCTGCTAACCAAGATCCTCTTCTTGCTGCGCATCGCTTGCAAGGATGTGGATCATGAGTTGCTCAAGGCGCTTGGAGCGCAGAGCCATGCAGTGGCGCATCTGTTTGCCAAGCCAAAGGGGGCAGGGTGGCATAGCGTCGTTGCCTTCATAAGCCGGCATAGGGGCGAGCTTGGATTGGCGTATATGAACCTAGTTTTACCCGTGCTGGACGAATGGAATCGCTATAACAAACAGGGGGTGACAACGAGGCATGCCGCTCAGTTGGCTCTTTTCTACTATGAACAGTTAGCTAGAGATAACGGCCGCTTCCCGTACGGTATCGAAGACGATACGAAGGAGAGGCTTATAAAGACGATCTTTAATGGCGCCGCCGAGATCGTAGGCGAACTGAGGAGAATATTCACCAACATGGTCTCCAGTGGCGATGTCACTCGCCGGACGACTTATTATGAATTAGCGAAGGCCTTGCTTTCGGATGTTGGGGAGACAAGCGTTGTCTCCAAGTGCTTGCCGACAGAGACGCTGTGCTTGGCGGAACTCTACTGGGTCTACACTCCACCGAAGGAAAGGCGTGCCTGGTACTCAGATCGATCTGATCTGGAGATGGAATCGTACTTCGATCTCGCCAGTAATCACTCAGATTACTATCCTGCCAGTGCGTTCCAGACGCCGATCTTTAATTTGATGCAGGTAGCTCCGAAGGAAGCGGCAGACTTTATTCTCCGATTCACCAATAGGGCAGTCGAGCACTTCGCCCAAACCGAGCTTGGAAGGGCTGAGGTAGAAGAAATTGAGATACACGTCGATGGTAAGGAGCCCATCAGGCAGCTGATATCCAGCCGTATCTGGAATCTTTATCGAGGGACGCAGGTTGCGCCAGTGCTTCTCGAATCCATCCACATGGCGCTAGAGCGATGGTTACTAGCCCAGGCAAAGATGGCAAGATCGGAAGTCTTGGAAGGCTGGTGTTTGTATCTGATCGAAGGTTCTCGTTCGGCGTCAATCACCGGTTTGGTGACGAGTATTGTGTTGGCCGAACCGAACAAGCTCTTCAATGTGGCGAAAGTTTTGTTTCGAACGAAGGAGTTGTTCCTTTTCGAAACCGAGAGGTGGCGGTTGGACATGTCCGCAAGAGGGCTGTTCGCGATCAATAGCGACCGAACCGGTGTCTATGCAAACGAGCGTCTGCGTACATGCGATGATTCGCACCGGAAGATGAACTTAGAGCATCTCGCACTCAAGTATCAGCTGTTTCGATCGGGCGATGAGACCGAGGAAGTTGTTGGGGTCAGGCAAGAGATAATATGGCGCCTTTTCGACGATTACTATGCGACGCTACCGGATGCAGCCGAGGAAACAGATGGCGACAAGATTTGGCGTCTGTATCTTGCGCGCATGGATCGGCGCAAAATGAACATTTCTACCGAGACCAAGGATGACAAGGTAATTATCAATTTCAATCCGGAGATAGATCCGGAGCTAAGACAGTATAGCGATGAGGCTGTCGCAAGAACGACGGTGGCGATGCAATACACGCCTTTAAAGCTTTGGGCGCATTATCGCTATGAACGAAACGAGGAGGAGTACAAGAAGTATCCTCAGTACGATGGTGACGCAAAGCAAGCGTTCAAAGAAATGAGGGGCATTCTTGAGGGGGTGAGCGCAGAAGGAGGCGATGATGGAAGGTTCTCGTTATTCTACAGGGATGTCCCAGCCCACGCTTGTGCAGTCTTGCTGAGAGACAAGTTCGAGGCGCTCGATGCATCGGAGCGGGATTTTTGCAAAGATGTAGTGCTTGACTACGCCTCAGCATCGCTCGACCCGGAGTATCGGTATCAGGTGTCTGATGGTGTAAGCGTCGCTGTTCGCATCCTGCCGTTAATCTTGAGGCAATTTCCAGAAGAAGGATCTCGTGTCAGGGCGCTTCTGCTATTCGTGCTGCTCAATGAGCAGCCGGCTGGTATGTCACAAAGGTTCTCTGATTTCGCGGTCTCTGCGGTGGTTGAGATGTGGGGTGATCTTGCGATTGAGGCGAACGCTCTGCTTTGCGGCTATCTTCTCTTAAAGCCTCGGCTAGATGCCATTCGGCGCTCAATCAGAGATGAGAGGTGGCAAAAGGGAGCCGTCGAGTTCTCGCGATCGGATGTTCTTGATGAATTTACTAAGCAGTGCCAGGCGGAGCTTGAGAGGGCGTTTGGTGGCCAGATAACTCACGAAGAAATTCCACCGGTAAACACTCTAAGCGGTACGGTTCTCGCGACTGGATTTTCGCTTCTTCCTATTCCGACGACTGATGAGCGCCACAAGGAGTTTGCTAGGGCACTCTGTAAGGCTCTTGCAAAACGGCTGCTTGCAAGGGGCGAGGAGGATAAATTTGACTACACTCTTCGTCTGCGCTTCTTCGATAAGCTGGCGCTGGTGGTGCTGCAATCTGAGAAGGAGGACATCCGTGGTTACTTGCAGCCACTATTGGAGCACTTCGGCGGATCGCGTGAGGTTGCCTCGCTATTGAGCTCGTTCGTGTCTGCTGAGGATAAGGTGCATCAGTATGAACAGTTCTGGAGCGTATGGGAGCTATTTTATCCCAGTATAAAGGAGCTATGCGAGCGTAGGACGGGACGGTTCTATGGCGCGGAGGTCGTGCACAATTATCTACTTGCATGGCCGTACTGGAGGCAAGATGCAAAAACGTGGCGTTCGCTTCAGGCCCGAGAGAGGGCATTCTTCAAGCGTGTCGCCGAGGACATGGGGGATCATCCCGCTGTACTGTACTCGCTTGCCAAGTTTCTGAACGAAATTGGAAGCGAATTTGTCGAGGATGGAATTTCATGGATCAGCAGCATCATAGAACGCGTGCCCGAGTTGGTGTCAAGGGAGCTCGAGGTAAATACGATCTATTATCTGGAGAACCTCGTTCGCGCCTACTTGCGTCAGAACCGACACAAAGTCC